The following are encoded in a window of Staphylococcus piscifermentans genomic DNA:
- the gdpS gene encoding GGDEF domain-containing protein GdpS yields the protein MIEAIIYNISVTVAGIYLFHRLQYSETKQMKFSQTYVTILMTVVALLLAAYPIPVHDYLLFLTFVPLLFLGRYTNVFFTMVSAAIIFVVDVFVYGDPLAYNIALLIIALAVSFIGPFIKQNDIVSLQILNAISLIILSIISIITKLYTLQEIIYLIPISFVVTIASSITFVDIWRFFTLVQRYESEDRYDYLTGLGNVKEFDRYLNKMADEAEDQSTSLGLLLIDIDGFKDVNDAFTHRSGDAVLKQISQLLINYVPPNIRIFRNGGEEFSVVVLGYSLDQSVKLAESIRAGVEQSTFHLPDKEVIKLSVSIGIGYLTAEDYKSQRKVFKDADDMLHMAKNEGRNQVIFNPIVKS from the coding sequence ATGATTGAAGCTATCATTTATAATATTTCTGTTACCGTTGCAGGAATCTATCTCTTTCATAGGTTGCAGTATTCTGAAACCAAGCAGATGAAATTCTCGCAAACCTATGTCACTATCTTAATGACTGTGGTAGCGCTGTTACTGGCTGCATATCCTATTCCAGTTCATGATTATTTATTATTTTTAACATTTGTACCGTTGCTCTTCTTAGGACGCTATACTAATGTATTTTTCACTATGGTATCTGCAGCAATTATTTTCGTCGTAGATGTCTTTGTGTATGGAGATCCGTTAGCTTATAATATTGCTTTATTAATTATTGCACTTGCTGTCAGCTTTATCGGACCCTTTATCAAACAAAATGACATTGTTTCTTTACAGATACTCAATGCAATCAGTTTAATTATTTTAAGTATTATTTCTATTATTACAAAGCTCTATACCTTGCAAGAAATCATTTATTTAATACCTATATCATTCGTAGTGACTATTGCTTCATCTATTACTTTCGTCGATATTTGGCGCTTCTTCACTTTGGTTCAACGGTATGAAAGTGAGGACCGCTATGATTATTTGACAGGTTTAGGAAATGTAAAAGAATTCGATCGTTATTTGAATAAAATGGCAGATGAAGCGGAAGATCAATCAACAAGTTTAGGATTGTTGCTGATTGATATTGATGGTTTCAAAGATGTCAATGATGCTTTTACACATCGTTCTGGCGATGCTGTACTCAAACAGATTTCACAACTCTTAATTAATTACGTCCCTCCTAACATTCGGATTTTCCGAAATGGCGGAGAAGAATTTTCAGTGGTAGTACTCGGCTATTCTTTAGACCAAAGTGTGAAACTTGCTGAAAGCATCAGAGCTGGTGTTGAACAATCAACATTCCATCTTCCTGACAAAGAAGTCATCAAATTATCCGTATCTATCGGTATCGGGTATCTCACAGCAGAAGATTACAAATCTCAACGCAAAGTATTTAAAGATGCAGATGATATGCTGCATATGGCTAAAAACGAAGGCCGTAATCAAGTTATATTTAATCCAATTGTTAAATCTTAA
- a CDS encoding ferrated catecholamine ABC transporter substrate-binding lipoprotein SstD — MKKLGLFLLISIMFLFAACGNDSSSKDESKKGESENKTVKIENDYELSGKDPKGSDSKQVKDTVEVPVNPKNAIVLDYGALDTLKELGVADKVKGMPKGENNSSLPDFLKDFKDDKYINTGSLKEVNFDKVAQAKPEVIFISGRTANQKNIDEFKKAAPKAKVVYVGADDKDYVKSMKKNTENLGKIYDKEDKAKSLNKDLDDKIADMKDKTKKFDKSVMYLLVNEGELSTYGPKERFGSLVYTTLGFKPADKDIKAGPHGQNVTNEYINEKNPDVILAMDRGQAIGEKSTAKQTLGNDVIKNVKAIKDDKVYELDPKLWYFASGSTTTTMKQIDELKEVVK; from the coding sequence ATGAAGAAACTAGGCTTATTTTTATTAATTAGTATTATGTTTTTATTTGCAGCATGCGGCAATGACAGTTCATCTAAAGATGAATCTAAAAAAGGCGAGTCAGAGAACAAAACAGTTAAAATTGAAAATGATTATGAGTTAAGTGGTAAAGATCCAAAAGGCAGTGATTCTAAGCAAGTGAAAGATACTGTGGAAGTACCAGTGAATCCTAAAAATGCGATTGTCTTAGATTATGGTGCATTAGATACATTAAAAGAATTAGGAGTTGCTGATAAAGTAAAAGGTATGCCTAAAGGCGAAAACAATAGCTCTTTACCTGATTTCTTAAAAGATTTTAAAGATGATAAATACATCAACACAGGTTCTTTAAAAGAAGTAAACTTTGATAAAGTAGCACAAGCTAAACCAGAAGTTATCTTTATTTCTGGCAGAACAGCTAACCAAAAAAATATTGATGAATTCAAAAAAGCAGCACCAAAAGCTAAAGTTGTTTATGTAGGCGCTGACGATAAAGACTATGTTAAATCAATGAAGAAAAATACTGAAAACTTAGGTAAAATTTACGACAAAGAAGATAAAGCTAAATCACTGAACAAAGATTTAGATGATAAAATTGCTGACATGAAAGATAAAACTAAGAAATTCGATAAATCAGTAATGTACTTGCTTGTAAACGAAGGTGAACTTTCAACATATGGTCCTAAAGAACGTTTCGGTAGTCTTGTTTATACAACTTTAGGGTTCAAACCAGCAGATAAAGACATTAAAGCAGGACCACATGGTCAAAATGTTACTAACGAATATATCAACGAGAAGAATCCTGATGTTATCTTAGCAATGGACCGCGGCCAAGCTATCGGCGAAAAATCTACAGCTAAACAAACATTAGGCAACGATGTAATCAAAAATGTTAAAGCTATCAAAGACGATAAAGTTTACGAACTTGATCCAAAATTATGGTACTTTGCATCAGGTTCAACTACAACAACTATGAAACAAATTGATGAATTGAAAGAAGTTGTAAAATAA
- a CDS encoding threonine/serine exporter family protein codes for MFQYIFQFLISFCSTLLFSILFNAPRKLLPACGFVGAMGWIIYVIAMDMNTGKVAASFLGSFILAIMSHAMSKRYFQPVIIFIVPGIIPLVPGGAAYEATRFLVTNQYTHAVNTFLEVTLISGAIAFGILCAEIAYHTYNRILANYGKMKGKSYHKPFNMNNRS; via the coding sequence TTGTTTCAATATATCTTTCAATTTTTAATCAGTTTTTGTTCTACTTTACTATTTTCAATACTCTTTAATGCGCCGCGTAAATTGCTGCCTGCTTGCGGTTTCGTTGGAGCAATGGGATGGATTATTTATGTCATTGCGATGGATATGAACACTGGTAAAGTTGCTGCCTCATTTCTAGGAAGTTTTATTTTAGCAATTATGAGTCATGCAATGAGTAAACGTTATTTCCAACCAGTTATTATTTTTATTGTACCGGGAATTATTCCGCTGGTACCTGGGGGCGCAGCATATGAAGCGACACGCTTCTTGGTTACAAACCAATACACACATGCTGTCAATACTTTCTTAGAAGTGACCTTAATTTCAGGAGCGATTGCATTCGGCATTCTTTGTGCAGAGATTGCCTACCATACTTACAATCGTATCCTAGCTAATTATGGTAAAATGAAAGGCAAGTCATATCATAAACCATTTAATATGAATAATAGAAGTTGA
- a CDS encoding glycerate kinase, whose translation MRVLVAMDEFNGIVSSYEANRYVEEAVASQIEKADIVQVPLFNGRHELMDSVFLWQSGTKYREMVHNADMKQLEAVYGQTENGLTIIEADLFLQGEAPIQKRSSFGLGELIKRALDNDAEHLVISLGNIASFDGGAGMLQALGARYYDDEGQPIDTRKGAEVLKYIRHIDLTQLHPRLAQVRIQLVSDFASKMYGKNSEIMQVYPLLNITREEAATIDNLVWYFSEILKNEAHLLTSTVERGGAGGGVAALLAALYDAEILTSHQLVDQITHLEDLIEQADLVMFGEGVNEADHLLETTTLRIAELATKYHKPCIAINATNDKFDRYEALGVTGMFNLFMEMPEHYTSFKAGIQIRFYAVQALKLLKTHFDVEKKA comes from the coding sequence ATGAGAGTATTAGTTGCGATGGATGAATTTAATGGTATCGTTTCAAGTTATGAAGCCAACCGCTATGTTGAAGAAGCAGTGGCAAGCCAAATTGAAAAAGCAGACATTGTTCAGGTACCGCTATTTAATGGTCGCCATGAATTAATGGATTCTGTGTTCTTGTGGCAATCAGGTACTAAATATCGCGAAATGGTACATAATGCAGATATGAAGCAATTAGAAGCAGTATATGGCCAAACTGAAAATGGTTTAACCATTATCGAAGCAGATTTATTTTTACAAGGCGAAGCACCTATTCAGAAGCGTTCAAGTTTCGGCTTAGGTGAACTGATTAAGAGAGCATTGGATAATGACGCAGAACATTTAGTCATTTCTTTAGGTAATATTGCAAGCTTCGACGGCGGGGCTGGTATGCTCCAAGCACTTGGGGCAAGATATTACGATGACGAAGGCCAACCGATCGATACGAGAAAGGGCGCAGAGGTCTTAAAATACATTCGTCATATAGATTTAACGCAATTGCACCCGCGTTTAGCGCAAGTGCGCATTCAATTGGTATCAGACTTTGCCAGCAAAATGTACGGCAAGAATAGTGAGATTATGCAAGTTTATCCATTATTAAATATTACACGTGAAGAAGCGGCCACAATCGACAATTTAGTATGGTATTTCAGTGAAATATTGAAAAATGAAGCACATCTGCTGACAAGTACAGTAGAACGTGGCGGTGCTGGCGGCGGAGTTGCAGCATTGTTAGCAGCGTTATATGATGCTGAAATTCTGACAAGCCATCAGTTGGTGGATCAGATTACGCATTTAGAAGATTTGATTGAACAAGCGGATTTAGTGATGTTTGGTGAAGGCGTGAATGAAGCGGATCATCTGCTTGAAACTACAACTTTGCGTATTGCAGAGTTAGCGACTAAATATCATAAACCTTGTATTGCAATAAATGCAACAAATGATAAATTTGATCGTTATGAAGCATTAGGTGTAACAGGTATGTTTAATTTGTTTATGGAAATGCCTGAACACTATACAAGTTTTAAAGCGGGTATTCAAATTCGATTCTATGCTGTCCAAGCATTAAAGTTATTGAAGACGCATTTTGATGTGGAAAAGAAAGCGTAA
- a CDS encoding EMYY motif lipoprotein, producing MKPWLLTILLVIATISLAACGNRTQSDLNQFEQSMSEVDKKQNHVKKVMDDMHLNRLNELSKSDLTDRNQEDFEQSKDMDKKLMPAFHSYKEAAKALPADTKDVKALRSQYLEEVDQQEKALKDDRAYIHLCNQSIKANEDILNYTRLFEKRRAQLEIKVSDAKKAGETKSADALVSKLKDNNKQLQDVAKKYLDAEDPKQTKSVIKNKIEPLISKQIEDLNQSNVTDSETTKARQSAIEMYYSLQNYYETRQQTIDFSTKLDDYDMNKLPLTGKDLNKYHKQYNKNLKHLKQKLSKNN from the coding sequence ATGAAACCATGGCTTCTGACAATATTGCTGGTTATTGCGACCATTTCATTAGCAGCATGCGGCAATAGAACTCAGTCTGATTTAAATCAATTCGAACAATCTATGTCTGAAGTAGACAAGAAACAAAATCATGTCAAAAAGGTAATGGATGATATGCATTTGAATCGTTTGAATGAACTGAGCAAGTCAGATTTAACCGATAGAAATCAAGAAGATTTTGAACAGAGCAAGGATATGGACAAAAAGTTGATGCCAGCCTTTCATTCATATAAGGAAGCAGCGAAAGCACTTCCTGCAGATACAAAAGATGTAAAAGCCTTAAGAAGTCAATACTTGGAGGAAGTAGATCAGCAAGAGAAAGCTTTGAAAGATGATAGAGCTTATATTCATCTGTGCAACCAATCTATTAAAGCTAATGAAGATATTTTGAATTACACACGTCTTTTTGAAAAACGCCGTGCGCAATTAGAGATTAAAGTCTCAGATGCTAAAAAAGCTGGAGAAACTAAAAGTGCAGATGCACTCGTCAGCAAGTTGAAAGATAACAATAAGCAGCTACAGGATGTGGCTAAAAAATATTTGGATGCTGAAGATCCGAAACAAACGAAATCAGTCATCAAAAATAAAATAGAACCGCTGATTTCAAAACAGATAGAAGACTTGAACCAATCGAATGTAACGGATAGCGAAACTACTAAAGCACGTCAAAGTGCGATAGAAATGTATTATAGTTTGCAGAACTATTATGAAACTAGACAACAAACGATTGATTTCAGTACAAAATTAGATGACTATGATATGAATAAATTACCGTTGACAGGGAAAGACTTAAATAAGTATCATAAGCAGTATAATAAAAATTTAAAGCATTTAAAGCAAAAATTGAGTAAAAACAATTAA
- a CDS encoding threonine/serine exporter family protein, whose translation MTAGKILLESGAETYRVEDTMSRIAYSYGLDNTNSFVSNTAIIFSLNDRTNTRLIRVRDRTTDLEKIALANNISRKIAKKQLSIDEAKSELIHLEHASLQYSYLTKFIAVSIACGFFLFMFGGVAQDFIYAVIAGAGAYLTFDYVQRFIQIKFFSEFISAIVVIGVAAVTHKLGLSVNQDIITIAGVMPLVPGILITNAIRDLMAGELLAGMSRGMEAALTAFAIGAGVAIILLFF comes from the coding sequence ATGACTGCAGGAAAAATTTTACTAGAAAGCGGTGCCGAAACTTATCGTGTTGAAGATACGATGTCTCGTATTGCTTATAGTTACGGCTTGGATAACACCAATAGTTTCGTATCGAATACTGCTATCATCTTTTCTTTGAATGATCGTACGAATACGCGTTTAATACGTGTACGAGATCGTACAACCGATCTAGAAAAGATTGCGTTAGCTAATAATATTTCTCGTAAAATTGCTAAGAAACAGCTGTCTATTGATGAAGCAAAATCAGAATTAATACATTTAGAACATGCTTCATTGCAATATTCATATTTAACGAAATTTATTGCAGTATCTATTGCATGCGGTTTCTTCTTATTTATGTTCGGAGGCGTAGCACAAGATTTCATCTATGCAGTAATTGCCGGTGCTGGTGCTTATCTTACTTTTGATTATGTTCAGCGATTTATTCAAATCAAATTCTTCTCTGAATTTATAAGTGCCATCGTAGTGATAGGCGTAGCTGCGGTCACCCATAAACTTGGATTATCTGTAAACCAAGATATTATCACCATTGCTGGTGTAATGCCATTAGTTCCAGGTATCTTGATTACCAATGCAATCCGTGATTTAATGGCCGGTGAATTGCTGGCAGGAATGTCTCGCGGTATGGAAGCTGCTTTAACTGCATTTGCCATCGGTGCAGGTGTAGCAATTATTTTACTATTCTTTTAG
- the ytxJ gene encoding bacillithiol system redox-active protein YtxJ, whose protein sequence is MATKLTSIDQFKQVINDNKYVFILKHSNTCPISANAYDQFNKFLYERDIDGYYLVVQEQRELSDYIAEETGVKHESPQAFYFVEGKVKWHASHDDINVSSLAQAEE, encoded by the coding sequence ATGGCTACAAAGCTGACTTCGATTGACCAGTTTAAACAGGTAATTAACGACAACAAATATGTATTTATTTTGAAACACAGCAATACTTGTCCGATTTCTGCAAATGCATATGATCAATTTAACAAGTTCTTATATGAACGTGACATTGATGGCTACTATTTAGTAGTTCAAGAACAACGTGAACTTTCAGATTATATTGCAGAAGAAACTGGTGTGAAACATGAATCACCACAAGCTTTTTACTTTGTAGAAGGAAAAGTGAAATGGCATGCGAGCCACGATGATATTAATGTTTCTTCATTAGCGCAAGCAGAAGAATAA
- the murB gene encoding UDP-N-acetylmuramate dehydrogenase, with protein MLKDDILKELKKVLPEEIIKVDEPLKRYTYTQTGGNADFYLSPTTNDEVQAINHFARMNNIPVTYLGNGSNIIIREGGIRGIVLSLLSMDYIKVEDNVIIAGSGAAIIDVSRKARDNALTGLEFACGIPGSVGGAVFMNAGAYGGEVRDCIEHAVCVNERGELVTLTRDELELGYRSSIVQKQHLVVLEAAFNLTPGNQEDIQAVMDDLTERRETKQPLEYPSCGSVFQRPPGHFAGKLIQDSELQGHRIGGVEVSKKHAGFMVNVDNGTATDYEDLIHHVQKVVKEKFDVELHPEVRIIGEHPEGHR; from the coding sequence TTGCTTAAAGATGACATCCTAAAGGAACTGAAGAAGGTTCTGCCAGAAGAAATTATTAAAGTTGATGAACCATTAAAACGTTATACTTATACGCAAACTGGAGGTAATGCGGACTTTTATTTAAGTCCTACTACTAACGATGAAGTGCAGGCGATTAATCATTTTGCGAGAATGAATAATATTCCGGTAACGTATTTGGGAAATGGTTCTAATATTATTATCCGTGAGGGTGGTATCCGCGGTATTGTATTAAGTTTATTATCGATGGATTATATAAAGGTTGAAGATAATGTGATTATTGCGGGAAGCGGTGCTGCAATTATTGATGTTTCTCGTAAAGCACGTGATAATGCTTTAACTGGCTTGGAATTCGCTTGCGGCATTCCAGGTTCTGTCGGCGGTGCTGTGTTTATGAATGCAGGTGCTTATGGCGGCGAAGTTCGCGATTGTATTGAACATGCGGTTTGCGTCAATGAACGCGGTGAATTGGTGACTTTGACTCGTGATGAATTAGAATTGGGTTACCGCAGCAGTATTGTGCAAAAGCAGCATTTGGTGGTGCTTGAAGCGGCCTTTAATTTAACACCGGGCAATCAAGAAGATATCCAAGCTGTGATGGACGATTTGACTGAGCGTCGTGAAACGAAGCAGCCACTTGAATACCCTTCTTGCGGCAGTGTCTTCCAACGACCTCCTGGCCACTTTGCCGGCAAATTGATTCAAGACTCAGAGTTGCAAGGACACCGTATCGGCGGTGTAGAAGTTTCGAAAAAACACGCTGGATTTATGGTGAATGTCGATAACGGAACAGCCACAGATTATGAAGATCTAATCCACCATGTTCAAAAGGTCGTTAAAGAAAAATTTGATGTAGAGTTACATCCAGAAGTACGTATCATCGGAGAACACCCTGAAGGACATCGTTAA
- a CDS encoding GrpB family protein, translating to MYTKTQPLISDANLLVVYHNLFKDYEDLLFGLLNTPVKSVHHIGGTAHFNYATEPILDILVGVNNLHDITALDEKRLNYAGFYRIHHHYKKKVMMVKFNNLIELKQQVRLHILQIESKAYSEYLQMQDALERSTSLGSLFKEEKELLHASAESIREYEVQKEKLFTKLSRQYLD from the coding sequence ATGTACACAAAGACACAACCGCTTATTAGTGATGCGAACTTATTAGTAGTGTATCATAATCTTTTTAAAGACTATGAAGATTTATTATTCGGATTATTGAACACGCCGGTAAAATCAGTGCATCATATCGGCGGAACCGCGCATTTCAACTATGCTACTGAGCCGATTTTAGATATTTTGGTAGGTGTGAATAATCTGCATGATATTACGGCTTTAGATGAGAAACGTTTAAATTATGCGGGTTTTTACCGTATCCACCATCACTATAAGAAAAAAGTAATGATGGTAAAGTTCAATAATCTGATTGAACTCAAACAACAAGTCAGGTTGCATATTTTGCAAATTGAATCTAAAGCTTACTCGGAATATTTACAGATGCAGGACGCTTTAGAGCGGTCCACCTCTCTAGGCTCTCTTTTCAAAGAAGAAAAAGAACTGTTGCATGCTTCTGCTGAATCAATCCGTGAATATGAGGTACAAAAAGAAAAATTATTTACGAAATTGTCTCGGCAATATTTGGATTAG
- a CDS encoding CHY zinc finger protein gives MTEYDNNGIPVVHGIDLDDETRCSHYHTPLDVVAMRFKCCDKYYACIHCHNECEDHEPIPWSKDEQDVLAVMCGVCKYEMTIREYVNTDKCPNCDAAFNPRCEAHYPYYFTL, from the coding sequence ATGACAGAATATGATAATAACGGCATTCCTGTCGTACATGGTATAGATTTGGATGATGAAACACGCTGCAGTCACTATCACACACCACTTGATGTGGTAGCGATGCGCTTTAAATGTTGTGATAAGTATTACGCTTGTATCCATTGTCATAATGAATGTGAAGATCATGAACCCATTCCTTGGTCTAAAGATGAACAAGATGTCTTAGCGGTGATGTGCGGCGTCTGTAAGTATGAGATGACCATTCGCGAATATGTGAATACTGATAAGTGTCCAAATTGCGATGCAGCCTTTAATCCAAGATGCGAGGCACATTATCCTTATTATTTTACTTTATGA
- the pepT gene encoding peptidase T, which yields MKQELIDRLKRYAEIDTQSDPDSETTPSTEKQWDLLNLLKQELEELGLQTDIDDNGYLFATLESNIADEVPTVGFLAHVDTSHDFNASNVKPQIIENYDGKPIQLGDTDRELNQDVFPAMKSVEGHTLMITDGTSLLGADDKAGVAEIMTALTYLVEHPEIKHGRIRVAFTPDEEIGRGPHKFDVDRFNADFAYTMDGSQYGELQFESFNAAEANITCHGVNVHPGSAKDVMVNAIKLGERFDSLLPEDEVPEKTEGYEGFFHLMNFNGSTEKAQLKYIIRDHDRERFEARKACLLEIRDQINADYHNNPVEVDMFDQYHNMAEKINEVPEVIEVPKRVFKKLGIEPNTEPIRGGTDGSQLSFMGLPTPNIFTGCDNFHGPFEYASIDVMERAVEVILGIAEELAQTTK from the coding sequence GTGAAACAAGAATTAATCGATAGACTCAAACGTTATGCTGAGATTGATACACAATCTGACCCAGATTCAGAAACTACACCATCTACTGAAAAGCAATGGGATTTATTGAATCTGCTGAAACAAGAATTAGAAGAATTAGGTTTACAAACTGACATAGATGATAATGGTTATTTATTTGCCACATTAGAAAGCAATATTGCTGATGAAGTACCGACAGTTGGTTTTTTAGCACATGTGGACACTTCTCACGATTTCAATGCTTCAAATGTAAAACCGCAAATTATTGAAAACTACGATGGAAAACCGATTCAACTCGGCGATACTGACCGTGAATTAAATCAAGATGTCTTCCCTGCTATGAAATCAGTAGAAGGTCATACATTAATGATTACAGACGGTACATCTTTACTAGGTGCTGATGATAAAGCAGGTGTTGCTGAAATCATGACCGCATTGACTTACTTAGTCGAACATCCTGAGATTAAACATGGACGTATCCGTGTTGCTTTTACACCTGATGAAGAAATCGGCCGCGGCCCTCATAAATTTGATGTAGACCGCTTTAACGCAGATTTTGCTTATACTATGGATGGCAGCCAGTATGGCGAATTGCAATTCGAAAGCTTTAATGCTGCTGAAGCAAATATTACTTGTCATGGCGTGAACGTGCATCCAGGTTCTGCAAAGGATGTAATGGTCAATGCAATCAAATTAGGTGAGCGTTTCGACAGCTTGCTGCCAGAAGATGAAGTGCCTGAGAAAACTGAAGGTTACGAAGGTTTCTTCCACTTAATGAACTTTAACGGCAGTACGGAAAAAGCCCAATTAAAATATATTATTCGCGATCATGACCGCGAACGTTTTGAAGCACGCAAAGCATGCTTATTAGAAATTCGCGATCAAATTAATGCAGATTATCATAATAATCCTGTTGAAGTCGATATGTTCGATCAATATCATAATATGGCTGAAAAAATTAATGAAGTTCCTGAAGTGATTGAAGTTCCTAAACGCGTCTTCAAAAAGCTTGGAATCGAACCGAATACTGAACCTATTCGAGGCGGTACTGATGGTTCTCAGCTATCATTTATGGGCTTGCCGACACCTAATATCTTTACAGGTTGCGATAATTTCCACGGTCCTTTCGAATACGCTTCTATCGATGTGATGGAACGTGCAGTAGAAGTTATTCTAGGAATTGCTGAAGAACTTGCACAAACAACAAAATAA
- a CDS encoding glycosyltransferase family 4 protein: protein MITLLLVVFSMIVSLILTPIVIKISIKLDIMDKPNYRKVHTRPISVLGGTVILFSFMLGIWIGHPIEREIIPLIIGTIIMYLVGLIDDVYNLKPILKLLGQCLAALVVVYYGVTIDFIQLPFGIIHFGVLSVPITVFWIIAITNAINLIDGLDGLAAGVSTIAFMTIGFIAILQADIFIIMICSVMIGSLIGFLFYNFHPAKIFLGDSGSLQLGFIISFLSLLGFKNITFFSLFFPMVILAVPFIDTLFAMIRRAKKGQKIMQADKSHLHHKLLKLGYTHRQTVVLIYSIAILFSISSVILYLSQPWGVVMMLILILITIELIVEFTGLIDDNYRPFLRLLEKRHQKHED, encoded by the coding sequence ATGATAACACTTTTACTCGTAGTATTTTCAATGATTGTCAGCTTAATACTTACACCTATTGTTATTAAGATATCCATAAAATTAGATATAATGGATAAACCTAATTACAGAAAGGTACATACTCGACCCATTTCTGTTTTAGGCGGTACAGTGATTCTCTTTTCATTTATGTTGGGAATTTGGATTGGACATCCTATCGAACGAGAGATTATTCCGTTAATTATTGGAACCATCATTATGTATTTAGTGGGATTAATAGACGATGTGTATAATTTGAAACCCATTCTTAAATTATTAGGACAATGTTTAGCAGCATTGGTAGTGGTTTATTATGGTGTCACTATCGACTTTATTCAGTTACCATTCGGTATTATTCATTTTGGTGTCTTGAGTGTACCTATCACTGTTTTTTGGATTATTGCTATTACAAACGCAATTAACTTAATTGATGGCCTAGATGGGCTGGCAGCAGGAGTTTCAACCATTGCCTTTATGACAATAGGTTTTATAGCCATCTTACAAGCAGATATATTTATTATTATGATCTGCAGTGTCATGATTGGTTCATTGATTGGATTCCTATTTTATAATTTCCATCCTGCAAAAATTTTCTTAGGTGACAGCGGTTCGTTGCAACTTGGTTTTATTATCAGCTTTTTATCCTTATTAGGTTTTAAAAATATCACGTTCTTCTCTTTGTTTTTCCCAATGGTGATTTTAGCTGTGCCATTTATAGATACATTATTTGCAATGATTCGCCGTGCTAAAAAAGGACAAAAAATCATGCAAGCAGATAAATCACATCTGCATCACAAATTATTAAAGTTAGGCTATACACATAGACAAACCGTAGTGCTGATATACTCGATTGCGATTTTATTCAGTATTTCCAGTGTCATCTTATATCTTTCACAACCATGGGGCGTAGTGATGATGCTGATACTCATTTTAATTACAATTGAATTAATTGTGGAATTTACAGGATTGATAGATGATAATTATCGTCCGTTCTTAAGATTATTAGAAAAAAGACATCAGAAACACGAAGATTAG
- a CDS encoding YigZ family protein, whose protein sequence is MENHIITIKQEYTIENTINKSRFIAHIKPVQTEEEAKAFIDTVKKEHREATHNCSAYTIGDNMLIQKANDDGEPSGTAGVPMLEILKKLDTHNTVAVVTRYFGGIKLGTGGLIRAYSGAVRDAIKEGGRVELRNAYPTTVTISYDLTGKLEYELQSTDFILRDTVYTDKVSYKIDVLEEDFEDFINFLNRITAGKYELEKGEATRLPFDIETK, encoded by the coding sequence ATGGAAAATCATATTATTACGATTAAACAAGAATATACTATCGAAAACACCATCAATAAATCACGCTTTATTGCACATATCAAGCCTGTGCAAACAGAAGAAGAGGCCAAAGCGTTTATTGATACAGTGAAAAAAGAACATCGTGAAGCGACCCATAATTGTTCGGCTTATACTATCGGAGATAACATGCTGATTCAAAAAGCCAATGATGATGGTGAACCCAGCGGAACAGCCGGAGTTCCGATGTTAGAAATCTTAAAAAAATTAGATACACACAATACCGTTGCTGTAGTAACACGCTATTTTGGCGGTATCAAACTAGGAACAGGCGGATTAATCAGAGCATATAGCGGTGCGGTCAGAGATGCGATTAAAGAAGGTGGACGTGTAGAGTTGCGCAATGCCTACCCTACTACAGTTACAATCAGCTATGATTTAACTGGCAAACTCGAGTATGAATTGCAATCTACTGATTTTATTTTGCGTGACACTGTATATACAGATAAAGTAAGTTACAAGATTGATGTACTTGAAGAAGACTTTGAGGACTTTATTAATTTCTTAAATCGTATTACTGCAGGCAAATATGAATTGGAAAAAGGCGAAGCAACACGTTTACCTTTCGATATTGAAACCAAATAA